The Panicum virgatum strain AP13 chromosome 6K, P.virgatum_v5, whole genome shotgun sequence nucleotide sequence TGCCACTGACCTTTATCTGGATATTGGTGGCCGGCTCCTTAATGCCACCGCCATGGACACCGCGAGGATAGCTTCAGCCATGGAGCTTTGCCATGGACCTCCACCCGCAAGCTCCACTCCGCACGAGTGCCTTCGGCCGCCCATGAGTTGCCctgcggcggtggagcggtGCTTGGATCTTGGACGCCTGCGCCTGCTTGGATCTTGCACTCCGACCAGATCTTGGACGCCTGCGCCTGCGTGGCGGGAGGGGAGGATGAGTGGGTCGTGCTCGATCTTGGATGCCTGCGCCGGATCTGGTGGGCGGCCGGGCGGAGAAGCGCGAGGCCGagcggaggggaggagagggtgtaaggaaaatggcccctTTTAGGGAAATGACCTCTCATGCCATGGTTGCCATATTTCCTCAATatgtgttttggtgatttgatgacaacccaacacttggactaacgtgtgtgTTAAAGACGATTATATACAGCCcttaggtccaagggatgaaaacatgaagaaaaagttgaagaaaCCGACGAAGACTCAATGCAAGAAGCCATCAAGAGATAAATAGAAACatttctatacaccggttaaaccgacgctaaagaAAATACATACGTtggtgcattggcagatgaagaccgaaGGAAAaactatacaccggttaaaccgacgataaagaaaagacatacgtcggtgcattggcagatgaagaccaAGGAAAAACATACAATGGTTGAATCGATAAATCACCGGTCAATTACATCgttgtagttgtccagagagttggtttttcgggAATTCTGGGACagctacattcaccggttaaaccggcgatgaagttacattcaccggtcaattacgtcggttgattaaggtagCCATTGAAGTATAATGGCTAGTTGGAAAAAAGgtgttcaccggttaaactggtgatgacacaaagtgaatCATCGAATTAACCGGTGTttgcgctttttgtcagccacttttccaacggctcttttggggtttgtgggctatatataccccccaaggccggttgcAGCAAAGTGTTGGAAGCCTCAAGAGCTGAAGAAAGTGCTGCCCAAGcaaagatccatcaccaaccatcctaaaagtgcttagtgtcatatctagcttgtgagaagttttgagagagtgctttgtgcattTGTATatgcttagttcttgagagagctagcttaagagaagtcttgccaaggcaagcaaagcattcccatcgacgaccctccgacttggtgtgcagcggtgccgacactttgtatgggggaagaggagaccctctccttggtggagaagctccgtagtggatttcggccgggtgaccgagagagacggtggcggtgcacgagactcggtgtcttgtgggcacttgcctttgcttgccggtgcgccttggtggcctagtgcaagacggtgattggaagagcctcggtgtcccgtggacgtaggcgtttgagcCAAACcatgttacatgaccgtgtctactcgggagtttgcatccctcttacacttacctctttacttaccgcattacgtttccgcacttactctatcttgcgtgcctttactttcctagttagtttgattaggattggctataggttgcaagtcttttgggataagtagagagtagcatagataaaccttagtcataactagcatatgTAGGATGTgataggtttatcttatgcaagtagattgagccctaggttagaaagcgaattagcgaccctattcaccccctccccctctagggtcggacaccccggtaaTCCTTACAGAGGGAAGGAGGACTGGAGGAGTGCGGCGCCTATGCTGGTAGGGTTGGTTATACGCCCAGCGTCTTGGGCCTTTTGGGCCCAAAACATATAGGAGACGCGGGGCGCTCTAAACGCGTCTCCTATGCCCAGAACCCGATAAGTTATTGGGCCTCTTGTCTCGAAAGCCCAAAATATATGGGAAAACCGCGTCTCCTATGACTCATTTAATAGGCAAAAAATTGTGTGCCAGTTCGGAATCGAACCCGCGACCTGGCACACTGGAACGAACAGCTATACCATTGCACTACTCAAGAATTTCAGTTCAAGAGCCAAATCGTTTTCTTTTGTACTAAACTTATCGCACTTATTAATAAAAACCTAACCCGTGACCCCTCCGCTCCCAAGTCCCCTTCCACTTCTCCCCATCGCCATTGCAATCTCCGCTCCCCCCATCGCCATCGTTACATTGCCATCGATCTCCCCATCCCCTTCCACTTGCGGCGGCGCTTGTCCTCCCCTTCCATTGAcaggcggcgcacggcggagaTGGCGCACGGCGGCTTCTTCTGCCGATCTACGGCAGCTCGCGCACAACCACGCGATGGCGATGGCCGCTTCTgctccgccggcggcgctggcaaGAAGACCGGCGGCGCTGAGAAGACGGCGGGACGACGACTCCACAGCGCTTCCCCCTCATGGGGTGGCGCCCACAACGACAAGGCTTCGGCGAGCGGGCAAGCGCGCTTGGTTCCAGCCATGGAGGGCCATGGATTCTGGCGCGCTCCCACCTCCTCGAGCGATGGCTCCGACAGCGACGTGAAGTCGGCCATGGCGGCTCCAACCGGCGGCCCGAGCTCTCGCACCAGAGGATGGGCCAAGGTCGTCATCGATTTGACCCAGGATGCCGACAAGGGAAAGGGGGAAGCAGCCGGTTCCAGCCATGGAGGGCCCCGAGATGCGCACTACACGCGTTTGCACGAAGCAGGTTCTGCTCTCGATCCTAGGTTTGCTCTCGAGTAGGATGGTTACTACCTGAGGATAGGGATTTTGTTAATTCTGATTAAATGTAGTGATGATTTGCCCTTGCTATTACCTTAGGATAGGGATTTTGTAGATTATTACTTGGTATTAAGTGACGATTATTACTATCTAGTTAGTAACCTACCAATGTGTTACTCTTTCTTTGTTTGCCAATGAGCTAAGGCACTCAAATGCTAAGAAGGACTCTAGCACTTTATAATTGTAATTTGTAATATGGAATTTGTAATCTGGACTCTAGTTCTTGTAGTGATAGTATTCTTAAATAAGGACTCTAGCACTTTCTTTTTACTTGATATGGATGTGCCAATCTGTTGGCTTTTGGATGTGTTAACATGAAGCCCTAGTTATAGTTAGTAATTTTTAGTGCATATGTTGCCATTGATAatgttcttttgctgaaatggTGCTGAGCTCTTGTAGTGATAGTATTCTGAAATGGTTGGTAATTTTCAGTGGATATGTTGCCTAAGAACATTAGCCCTGAGCTTCTTGCTTATGTAATGTGCATGTTTTGATGTGAAAAAAATGGTTTGGGGGTACATATATGTCCAAGTTAACTGAGATGCACCCGAAAGAACTTTACCTTTAGTGATGATAGTATTTAAATCTTGGTCAGAGTTGGTGTTCTTTTTTTCAGAAAATTATATGCAGAAGAGCTATCCCATAAAGAAACTAACATTCTGAATTTGATATGTAGGCAATCCCTTCTAAGAATGCTAAGAAAATCACTGCCTTGCACAACAGACTACAAACACAAGTCAACAAGATCAGTGGACTAGTCGACCAGCTTGCAAAGGAACAAGCACAGAAGAACATGATTGAACAAGAACTGAAGCAAGAACAGCTGAAGATATCCAACAAGTGGAAGGTGGTAACGCGGATGATTGCTATCACTGGTGGGACTGCCCCAACAGGTGCTAATAGCTGAAGAATATGCAGGAAGTCAGCAAGATCAATGGACTTCATGCAGGATAGGAATTTTGTTGATGCACTGTTTATGTGCCTAGATGATGCATTGTGACATATCTTTTGGTTTGTAAATAAGTAGGTTAATGATACTGCTGGTTATGTGCCTGGATTATGTAGTGCTGATGAACCTCTAGTTATGTACTGCTACTTATGTACTGCACCTATCTGTGTAAATATGCCTGTGCCTATATATCTGTCTCCTATATACTAGTATTTGTGTGCCTGTCTGAATGATatttgcaatcttgttgcaTATTAAATATATTTGGGTCCACTAAATTTCTCCTATCAGTCTCTCCTATCTGAATAATTATATTATGGAGCTGTTCAGAACAGAACAATAGGAGACGCGGGTCAACAAAACCGCGTCTCCTATATAGACAATAGTTTCAGTTTCAGTTTCAGTTTGGGATGTGCCAAATTACAATCTTACAATCTTAAATATTGCACATAAACTATCTTACAATCTTACAAGCATAAATTATCTTACAAGCATCATATTGCACATATAATTTATACATAAATTATATTACAATCTTTGGGACCTAACTTATCTTACATAAATTTATACATAATTAGAATTTATACATAAATTATCTTACAAATATGAGACCAAACTTATTACAACTTATATTACAATTTATCTCCCATTTTTGACTTGccatttttgcattttttttcctgCCTTTTGCCTTGGCGACTCCTTTATCCTTGTGGCTGCTCCGCAAGTAAGGGTTTTTTTTCGCTATCCAGGAGCACAGGGAGGTTGCAAGTACCAAATGGAGGGACTTCATCGAACTGATTGTACTCCTCATCCACAACATTTTCAACACCCACTACCCATCTTTTTCCAGGGAGCACCACGTGCCTTTTCTTGTTTCTCGTGTCAGGAACATAAAAGACTTGGGATACTTGATCTGCAAGTACAAATGGCTCTTCCTTATACCTAACTTTCCCCAGGCCAACAGTTGTGAACCCATACGGGTCTTTCATGACACCCTTTGCGCCCTGAACCCAGCGGCACCTCAAAACTGGCACCTTAAAGTCCGAATAGTTAAGCTCCCATTTATCCTCTATTTGTCCATAGTATGCtatcttctcgtcgtcgttgttAACAGCCTCTATTCGCACTCCACTGTTTTGAAAAGTGCTCTTGTTGTCTTGGCCGGTGGTGTAGAAAGTGTAACCATTAATATCATAACCTTGGTAGCTAGTTATTGTGAACAGAGGACCGACCGCCAAACTTCTAAGAGCATCATTTGTGCTAGAGTCTGAGTTTTGTATTCAGTCTCTAAACCAAATGTTGAATCCATTCATATGTGCCCTCTCTAGCCAAGCTTCGCTCTGGTCTGGATTTTCTATTCGCAGGTGCGCTTTATGCTCATCAATGTATGGGGACACTTCCGTTGTGTGTTGCAACACAAGAAAATGAGCTTGCCGAAATGCATCCGCGTCTGGGTTGAGTGTCTTCTCCCCAAGTATACCCGTCCCTGCTAACCTTCCCTCGTGGCGAGCCTTCAATATGCCAATTGGATTTGTAGGGTAAATGAAATCTAGGCACCAGTCAACCACCTCCTCAACAGAGTACCCCTGAACCATACTACCCTCGGGATGAACCCGGCTCTTTATATACTTGTTCAGAGTGCTCATGAATCTCTCGTATGGATACATATGATGTAGGAACACCGACCGAAGATCTTATCTCCTTAATCAAGTGGACAATGAGATGCACTGATACGTCAAAGAATGATGGTGGGAAGAATGCTTCAAGGAGAACAATTGTCTCAAACAGTCTCTTCTCTAGCTCATCGAGTGACTCCTCATCAATCACCTTCTGAGatattgcattgaaaaagaaacACAAGCTCATGATAGTCATTCGTACTTTTTCCGGCAATATGTTCCTGATAGCAACAGGAAGCATTGAGGTGAGCATGACATTGCAATCATGAGCTTTTATGGGAAGAAATTTCTGCTCCTTTGCGTGCACAAATTTTCGGATGTTTGATGAATAGCCAGAAGGAACTTTGACACTATGAAGAAAATCACACAATTCCTTCTTCTCTTTCACAGTTAGAGTTATGGCAGATGCTGGGAGTTGTCCTCCGGTGCCGTCGCGACTGAGCTCATGTCTTATGCCCAACTCTTCTAGATcttttcttgcattttcatgGTCCTTGGTTTTATGTTTGTCATTCATGAGTGTACCAAGTAAGCTGCCACAGACATTCTTTTTCACATGCATGGCATCGATACTGTGGCGGACACATAAGAATGACCAGTAAGGTAGCTCCCATAAAATTGACTTCTTTTTCCACCTTTGCTTCGGCTCAGGTAATTCATTCTTTTTTTCGCTTGCATTTTGTAAGGGTGGTCTTGCCTTTCTTCCCTTGGGCAACGGGGTGATCCTTGACATGGTCATACTAATGCTCCCCATCGAAATTCCTTGGAGCATTTTCCATCTCCCTTGTGCCATCAAATTGGTGTTTCATGTTTCGATACACATGGGACTTGGGAAGAAAACGCCGATGACGCACGTGCACCCGTTTCTTTGAGTTGTTCAACCAAATTGTCTTTGTGTCATCTAGGCAATGAGCGCATTCCTTTTCACCTTTACACTGTCCAGACACAGAACGGCCACCCGATAGATCAGTAATCGTGCAGAACAACAAACCACGTACGGTGCAGGGTTCCCTCTTGTATCCGTCGTACGCATCAAAACCATGTGACCACAGTGTTTTGAGATCATCCACAAGAGGTCTTAGATACACATCGATGTCAATCCCAGGCTGATGTGGACCTGAGATAAGAATCGACATCATCATGTATTTCCTTTTGTTACACAACCATGGCGGAAGATTGTAGATCGATAACAACACCGGCCAAACGCTATGCGAGCTGCTCATCTGACCAAACGGGTTCATTCCATCTGTGCTTAGTGCAAACCTAAGACTCCTTGGGTCATCACCAAATTTTTTATACTTCCAATCAATGAGGTGCCACTATGTTGAATCCGCCGGGTGGCGTATATTAGTATCTATCTTGCGCCCTTCCATGTGCCAACGCAAAAGCTTTGCATCCTTGCTTGATGCAAACAAATGCCTTAGGCGAGGTATTAATGAAAAATACCATGCTACCTTCTGAGGAGCTCCGTGCACCCTTCCCTCATCACCCCCGTCATTCCTTCGTTTGTAACGAGAGGCTCCACACTCTGGGCATTCAGTGAGATCTGCATGGTCACCACGGAATAGGACGCAGTCGTTCTTACAAGCATGGATTTTCTCAACTTCCATCCCCAAAGGGCAAATAGTCTCCTTCGGCTCATAAGTGGTCTTGGGTATCTCATTCTCCTCCGGAAGCATGTCGCTTAGCAAATCTAACAATGCCTTGAAGCCGCGATCAGTCCAGTGATGTGTGGCCTTTAGCTGTAGAAGTTTTAGTGATGTGAAGAGTTTTGACCACTTCTCCTTGCAGCCTGGATAGAGTGGGGTCTTCATATCTCTCACCATCTTTTCCAATTTCCCAAAATCCCCAATACTGTACCCATCATATGACATTGCATCACACACCATCTCCTCCATTTTGTCAGCAATGCTAGCATAATTGTCACCAATATCAACAAGCTCATCCTCACTCATATCATGTCCTGCTGTTGTCTCATTATTGTCATAGTCCGCTTCATCATTCTGGTAGGTTGGATTGTCAGGGAGCCTTTCATCGCCATCCAGGCTAGCGGTTTGCTGACCGGCAGAGATTTCTTCACCCATAAGATCACTGCACTACAGATCTCGATCATTAACACCATCCTCTCCATGCTGGTTCCAACACAAGTAGTCACTCATGAATCCCCGAATGATCAGATGAGCCTGCACATGCAATGAACTTGGAAACTTTCTCTCATTCTGACAATCAATGCATGGTCAACAAATGGCAGACATGTGGCGATCCAACTTGTCCGCATCTGCTGCGGCAATGAATGTCTTTATACCACTTAAATACTCTTCACATAGACGGTTCTCCAGATACATCCACCTCCTGTCTGCCATCTGCATTGTTAAGCAAGAAAATTATCAATATCCAAGCAAAATGAATACAAGTCATGACAATATTGAAATACTTATAACAACACTGAAAGACATACAAAAACATGAACAATTAAATTAATGACTTGCCTAAAACTGCATTTGGACCTCCATTAAGACAAGAAAAGCCTCACCTTTGGCCTCCAAAACACCTGCTGGCCGGCGGGCTCAAAATATGCTCAATGGATCATCAATTTCTCTCTGCACGCACACACAAAGGGATGAAATTTAGCAcgcacacacaaaaaaagatGCATTGTCAAGCATCATAGAGAGCTATAGCACAAAGCTCACCTTTTCGAAACCACCCATGGCGGAGCAGGATGGCCGGGCCGGCCAGGATGCTGGCGGTGGTGCACACGGCGGACGGTGGTGCGGGCCGGAGGGCGTGTACGGAGAGGCGTTTGCGTGGCACCGGACGACACTGATCTTCCCTGTTCTCCACCGGCGGCCGGGCGaggcgtgcgcgtggcgcgcggGCGGCTGGCCGCGCTCGGCGAGGCCGCTGTGGCGTGCACGCAGCGGTGGCGCGGGCCGGAGGGCGAGTAGGAGAGGCGTGGTGCAAGCGCGGAGGTGGTGGACGATCCTGAACACAGCTCGCGCGCCACCGGCCGACGGGTGAGGCGTGCCCGTGGCGGGTGGCTGGCGGGCGCGTGCTGCTGATTTGTGCCACGCCAGCCAGTGGTGGcgatgccggccggccggcaaagCGAGCGCAGCTCCAAACCAATGCAGGAGCCACTGGTGTaagtggccggccggcccgcgaTCGCGAGCGGACGTGCGGACGTGCGGGCGCGCGGCCGGACATGAACAGAAAATGAATGTGCCCTGTCCGAGACGAAAGGCGATATGAGACGCGGGCGGTTAAGCAACCTCTCATTTCAACAAAATCATGGGAGACAGGGATTAACAAGCCGCGACTCCTTTGATATGAGTACATAGGAGACGCGGGTATAAACGGGAGTCTCCTATCAACAGAGGTATAGGAGACGCGGGTTCTTATAGGAGACGCGGCTTCTACGTACGCGTCTGCACTGTTGGAAATATAGGAGATGCGGCTTGTCAGAACGAGTCTCTTTTTCTGTTAGAGACGCGGCTTGTACACCCGCGTCTCCCATTTTCAGACATAGGAGACACGGGTTATCCGGCCGCATCCCTTGGCCCTGGGAATGCACCAAGAGTAGACGTGTTGTGTCTGGACGTGTCTCCTATTACGTATAGGAGACGCGTCTTATTTCCTTGTCTCCGAATACTGTGTCTCATTTGTCTGTTTCTTACATAGTGTCCGTAACTTCCTATGATATTTGTTacttaaatatatatatatatattattagtcattttaacTTTTCTAAATTATAGTTAAAACTATGCatctacatatatatatttatgccTAGATGTATCGTACAATCTATGAATCATGAAAAGCTAAAGTATCGATATTTCATACACCGGCTACTAAATACACCTTAGGATTATTCCCCGTAGCTTATAATGCCTAACAGTCAAGACAAATTAAAGGGATCGGTTGGGATATGttttccattcatattttaggTAGCCGCCAGCACCATGTTTTATCGGAAGATTCGTGTTTTGTTCCCCTAATAGTTAGCTAATTTATTTTGAATACAATATCAGAGCGTGCAACATGCGCGCTCGGCTGTTGCAACATGTGTCGGGTCTTTTCCTTTTATTACTAGTCAATGACGCGCGCGTTCATATTTGATGACAATGATTGTGGTTATCATATTCAGCAGCCTAAGAATTCTTTAATTAGGAGATGCTTATTATGTACGGAAAACACATAAACGTGAAGAATTCAAAGGCGCCGAGATAAACGTGAAGTGTAGTTATTGCACGTTGCATTCTCCCCGACGACAGATGGTACAATAAGACAGTCTCAGTGGGATTTCATGGaaagtttcatgacattaaatatcatcaattttgctgacgtggcaagaagagagaaggatagagtttcatgggatgtgaggagagtttcatcaccatgaaactcatctggcacggTTACCTAGCTTCTAGTCTAGTCTAGGTGTCTGTGTctatgaaactcccactgagactggcctaatcgCACAAAGCAGCAGCAGGTCCATACAGAAAAGCTTGgtaaattttacaattaactaTCTGTTTTTTGgcttgggtaatcacacttttgcaaaatcTCCTCCCACTCTCTCCGCGTCCCCGCTTgaatgttgatccggtggtccaGATTAAAGTTTACACAGAGAGGTTGGTTATGTAGATATATATCGCCGGAAGATTTCAAAGTCTACGGGATGCCACTACTATACTGTTTCTGTTTGCTCGCGAACGGAAGGTTGCCACCTTCCTGCCACCATGTAGTGCTTGGCTGCTTGCGTTGCCTTCTCTTTACGCGTGTGGAGTGCTGGCGTGTGCTTCCTCTCATTGAGGCTTTATTTAGATGTATAAAATTTTGGGTGTaaagcactgtagcactttcgtttatatttgataattattgtcccgccatggattaactaggctcaaaaaattcatcttgtaaattatagacaaaatgtataattagttattttgtttagctacatttaatacttcatgcatgtgttaaaagatttgatgtgatggaaaattttgtaaagttttgaaattttaaagagaactaaacaagacctgaATATCCTAAGTGTCATCAGTGCGACAGTGCCTGCAAAACTAATCGCCACCgcagtggcggagctggtgAATATCCACGGCTAGGGCGATCAAACAACTCATGTACAGCCACGTATAGATAGTTAAAACTAACAGTAACCTGGGCTCTGTGCGGGCTAGCAAACTCAAACTAATTCtgctcacaaaaaaaaaatacaactcaCATGGTAGAATTATTCCTAAACGATACATGCTCTCGATGTCCAAGTAAATTGCTTCAAGTTATTTGTGTTGTAAAGTATTTTTGTCATCAAATACAAGATCTTTGTTGCTATCGAAAATCCTCGCTCCAATTTCTGCCGGTTCATGTTCAATTTGGAATATTATtacaaaaatattatttttttacgaAAATACCCGCTGCCTGTTGTCTTCAACCAGGCCGACAGGTGCGTGGGACGGTAGCGAGCACATTGCCAAGCAGACTGGGCTGCGATGTAGCCAGGCCTTTACTGCTGCTGTGCTCGGCCATGTCTAGAGCAGGTCACGGAAAACACAAACTGGGCtgtggaaaaacaagaggatATAAAgggaatttttttcttttttatatttaaaaaaatcaaaatttcaaaaatatatgtccgttttgaaaaatttcaaaaatacccccggtcgccccccatagggcgacaggccctaagtgtaattttttttctttaaatttgcaacgaggtccctggcaaaaaaaaagggcatgtcgccccccaacgggtgacaggggcctgtcgcccaccccctGGGGCGACAGGGTCTCCTcccttgtcatttgagcctaaaaattcaggaaaaaagagaggggtgaggagaagaaaagcggcgaagctctgccgaattccgcacttgtgatctaccggtaacttccgtatgaatctgttgatattgtataacaattttatttaattagcggattagctgaattagatttggtgctttagaacactcgtttagtattacaatttgagtactattacagacttgtttttaaattaattatgcattagaatagaattatgacagtaacttattgatattgcagtataagacaagagaattatgacagtacctatattttcacgcatcgatttggtatacgatatgtgcattatttaaatcattgttcatcatttggcgcaccacactatagcgccaatgtcttcgtcaagatcaacctacattccgtggagcatgTGTGTAGCCACCGTACCTGAagaaattgatgtgccaatgtgcttctgcggttcgttatgcaagttcatgcaatctgaggttttaggagatgactacggcatgaggttctttatgtgtgagaactacgaatatgatccacctaagcgatatggcaaagaccgggacaaggtagcaggacaacatacactatttttctttgtgacctaacattgagttatgattctattttttgttggacaaagtctcctccgcctctttgtgattttatgcagtggttcgacaccatGCAGTCGCAGCAGACAaaaggactttgtggaacaacaagcaaggtgggctgcagaacattggcgccgaatgaagcacgaggaacagcaagaggagaagtgCAAGAAAAGATCCGCAAGAGAATAAAGGAGGTGGATCATAAGgtggcggccgaacgtgaagctgacagggag carries:
- the LOC120713193 gene encoding uncharacterized protein LOC120713193, whose amino-acid sequence is MGGFEKMADRRWMYLENRLCEEYLSGIKTFIAAADADKLDRHIMERMVLMIEICSAVILWVKKSLPNDEADYDNNETTAGHDMSEDELVDIGDNYASIADKMEEMVCDAMSYDGYSIGDFGKLEKMVRDMKTPLYPGCKEKWSKLFTSLKLLQLKATHHWTDRGFKALLDLLSDMLPEENEIPKTTYEPKETICPLGMEVEKIHACKNDCVLFRGDHADLTECPECGASRYKRRNDGGDEGRVHGAPQKVAWYFSLIPRLRHLFASSKDAKLLRWHMEGRKIDTNIRHPADST